From Chrysemys picta bellii isolate R12L10 chromosome 1, ASM1138683v2, whole genome shotgun sequence:
TGTTGTCACGGTGTGGCTTTGGGGAAAAGGCGGAGAGGTGAATGAGCTGGTTCATGTGGAAGGACAATGCCACCTTAGGGAGCAACTTCACATGCAGCCTCAGgatgactttatttttaaaaaagactgtgAAGGGTGGGTGTGCCATCAATGCTGCTATTTCTCCTATTCGATGTGATGGCCACTAGAAATGGTGTCTTCATTGATAGGTGTAGAAAAGAGCAGTCCCCCATAGGTTCAAAGCATGGTCTAGTTAGGGCTTTTAGAACCAGACTGAGGTCCCATGTTGAAgtgacaggggcggggctggtgtgCAGCAAGAGGTTTCCCATGCTTTTGAGGAATCTCGAAGTTGTTGGATGGGCAAATACCGAGTATTCATCCACCTGTAGATGGAAGGCCGTTATGGCTGCAAGATGTACTTTGAGTGAGTTAAGAGACAAACCAGTCCTTTTGAGGTCTAAtattgttgtatccaccaggcaaagtattaacaacttcaacagagcTTTATTTAGAGTGCAAGTCTCTTCTACAAgttgtagctgcacactctgtaactctcccagcctcctcaactcctcccccctccttcctgtttcctgtcctttcagactcccaacagtcagcgctcccagttctaataattacaagcagcatctaaacaccacattccctcctctcttaagaaactttccaaattaaaataaacgtTGTTCTAACCCcaagaacaaatatgaaacaagacactatactggcaggaatattacactgaaaacactgtagatactacataacatagtctttagtccaggcaggtggttgtctgagtctgacaggccgtctctcaagccccggttccagtgcaatgtcttgttgtgttggttctacagtgaagtcatcaatgcagactgggtattggcataatctcctcttggtgtaTAGGCaagtgcaagataagaagcattccatacccgcccatcagaaagttgataggtgtaaggtcccttcttctctatgattttaagaggagctgtgaatttatggtcctctttgcgtaagattccagattttcgtattctaacaaaggaaccacactcaaactttggttccttagcaccccgccgtttgtctgtgaaagccttagactttgcttggttctgttcaactgtctttctcacatcatccttgtttggggcatcagatcgtgcctttaacaatccagcaatgcTCAGTTTAGTAGTCATCTGTTTCCCATGAAGTAACTCTGTGGGTGATCTTTGCGTTGTGGCATGTCGTGTAGCCCGGcatgcttgcaagaaatcagtagtgaagggtatccacaatcgcccttccagtttagctgtttgcaaactctctttcaaacttctgttaaactgttcgatttccccattggcttgagggtaatatagggatgacctcctgtgtaaaatgttcctctctgctagaaaagtttcaaactccagggaagtaaattgactaccattatctgaaaccagttctttggggttaccttcccggataaaaactgaagagagaaacttaattactgtagcagaagcAATTTGCGATGTAAACGCTACCTCATgccatttgctgaaatagtctattaaagtgatggcataacgacagtcaattggagcagtgtcaaagggtcctacaatgtcaatcgccactttttcccatgcagattcaggaagaggaacaggctgtaatggagggttacatgtcactgctgtcttatcatgcatttggcaagtgacacaggattttatgagtgcttcagtttgagagtccatccctggccaccaatacaggTCCCGTAGTCattgtttggttctgacaattccttgatgattatcgtgtgccaggtgtatgagttttgactgtaattcttctAGCACAAGTAGCCAGTGTGTACCTCGTAGCACAcagccatcgagcaaagaaagttcatcctGAACTCTAAAATAAAGCAGCAAAACTGGatcaaggtttttagggttactgggccatctctttgtcagaaattcccacagtttttgttgaattggacacattgaacaagcagcttgaaattgttctcttgtaactgtAGTAAGAGTGCTTGAAATAAGTgcaactactacatcctcatcctctggtggaccatctggtgaaggcaaaggcaggcgagaaaggcaaacagctaccacatttttgtttccaggcttatattccagttcataattgaaagagagtagtcttgcagaccatctagcaatacgatatcctgctcttcccagtcctttcgtggtgagcaacgtcgtcaaagggctgtggtctgtgcgcaacttgaacgtgcggccccactggtaagttctccatttttcagtagcccagacacaagcaagtgcttctttttcaactgtagaatattttctctcagcattacttagtgtccttgaagcaaatgcaacagtcctctcagtgttgtcctcatgaagttgtgtgaggacagccccaagtccataatcaggagcatcagtagttacaattgtgggcaatgcgggactgaataatgcaagtgtactggactatgtacaatcaagtctttcaccctttcgaaactaacttgtgcatccgttgtccacactaaggttgaacttctccgtagtaattctcgtaacggttcaatgacagaagcataattgggaatgaattttgcataccaggaggtaagacccaagaaggaacgtaaAGTTTGCAattctgttggaggaggagcatttgaaattgccaggatatgatctggatcaggttttagtccagcctgtgaaattgtatgtcccagaaaggagagttcagtttgtctaaatttgcattgggacctattgagcttgaggcctgccttgctgatgcagtttagtacagactgcaggttactgtgatgctcctcagtagtatttccaaacacagtaatatcatccaaatagcactgaactccatgctGATTcctcagaatcaatgacatcattttttgaaaggcacttggggctgatgcaaGACCGTATGGAACAagtttaaaacgaaatagtccctcatgtgcaataaatgctgtgaggtctctgctatcttcatgcaacataacctggtggtatgcgctctgcaaatcaagagtagaaaacatctttactgcatggagttctgcaaatacttcctctatgtgaggaagaggatggctgtcaatcacaatagctttatttggctcccttaagtccacacaaaggcgaatgtctccacccttcttctgcgtcactactataggtgaaacccattccgaggagttaatctcttcaataatgtccttttgaacaagttttctaagttcctctgaaacagcttccctgactgaaaatggtaagcgccgtaatttctgtcgtacaggcaacacattattccgcattttaactttatgcagaaacccataagcacagccgagtttctcctcaacctggagttgggtcccagctgaaactggtgtgtgtaccgcaagagtgctttgctgaggaagatcaattcgtccattaactaccctgagatttaaagcagctaataaatctctgccaaggatagcagtgcctttgtggacaatgtagaactccacagttacacagcgatcaccaaaagtaactattgctggcaggcagccatgtactggaatatggtttttcaaatagcataccaagtgaagtttgggttcagtaaggcctggtctacactacaggtttaggtcgactttagcagcgttaaaccgaattaagcctggacacgtccacacaacgaagccctttctttcgacttaaagggtcctttaaaccggtttctttacaccacctccgacgaggggattagcaataaaaccggcctttgcgggtcggaattggggtagtgtggacggaattcgacgttattggcctccgggagctatcccacagtgcttcattgtgaccgctctggacagcactctcaactcagatgcactgaccaggtagacaggaaaagacccgcgaatgtttgaatttcatttcctgtttgctcagcgtggagagcacaggtgaccatgcagagctcatcagcacaggtaaccgtgatggagtcccaggatcgcaaaagagctccagcatggaccgaacaggaggtacgagatctgctcgccatatggggagatgaagcagtgatagctgaactccgtagcagtaaaagaaatggaaaagtattagaaaagatctccaaggctatgaaggaccgaggccataacagggacgcacagcagtgccgcgtgaaaattaaggagctacggcaagcttaccacaaagccagagaagcaaacggaaggtccggggcagagccgcaaacttgccgctactacgcggagctgcatgcgatcctagggggtgcagccaccactaccccaaccgtgtgctatgactctctcactggagaaacacacagggaagacggttcggggaacgaggaagatgaggatggaggtactgtaggtagctcacagcagcaaggaagcggagaaaccggtttccccaacagccaggatatgtttgtgaccctggacctggaaccagtaacccccgaactcacccaagaccctcagggcacacaggagacctctggtgagtgtaactttgtaaatatttgtaaacattaccaaaaaaaaagcaagcgtgtttaatgattaatttgccctggcaatcgcggccagtacatctactggaaaagtctgttaacgtgtatggggatggagcggaaatcctccagggacatctccagaaagctctcctggttgaaatggggtgattttattaaggggacattcagaggcgcccgttcctgctcttctgaacagaaatgttccccgctgtt
This genomic window contains:
- the LOC135975933 gene encoding uncharacterized protein LOC135975933, which produces MQSSSAQVTVMESQDRKRAPAWTEQEVRDLLAIWGDEAVIAELRSSKRNGKVLEKISKAMKDRGHNRDAQQCRVKIKELRQAYHKAREANGRSGAEPQTCRYYAELHAILGGAATTTPTVCYDSLTGETHREDGSGNEEDEDGGTVGSSQQQGSGETGFPNSQDMFVTLDLEPVTPELTQDPQGTQETSAANVSPSQRLVNIRKRKRRTRDDMFTELQMSSHADRAQQNAWRQSMSEMRKAQYEREERWRAESRDEQSQWRAEDDRWRQLADRRQESMLRLLEHQTDMLQRMVELQERQQEQRPPLQPLCNQQPSSPSSIASSPRRPRTRWRGLRPPSHSTPDDRPSIRRLAFNKS